A window of Phocoena phocoena chromosome 6, mPhoPho1.1, whole genome shotgun sequence contains these coding sequences:
- the PAXX gene encoding protein PAXX isoform X2, with product MVPPPLSPPLCTLPPGPGPPRFVCYCEAEGSGTWERGGFNLYVTDAAELWSTCFTPDSLAALEDRASLTLSGGPSALEFELSKVPGPEAASRLQALTLGLAERVCSLERQLAAAAEETATSPRKSSRQVGPPLFLPDLDPQRGGPGPGVKRRCPGESLINPGFKSKKPAGGVDFDDP from the exons ATGGTTCCGCCGCCACTGTCGCCGCCGCTCTGCACGCTGCCGCCCGGCCCCGGACCCCCGCGCTTCGTGTGTTACTGCGAGGCGGAGGGCAGTGGGACGTGGGAACGCGGCGGCTTCAACCTCTA TGTGACGGACGCCGCGGAGCTTTGGAGCACCTGCTTCACGCCGGACAGCCTGGCGGCCCTC GAGGACAGAGCATCCCTGACCCTTTCAGGGGGGCCCTCTGCGCTGGAATTTGAGCTCTCCAAGGTGCCGGGCCCAGAGGCAGCCTCCAGGTTGCAGGCACTGACACTGGGCCTGGCAGAGCGCGTGTGCAGCTTGGAGCGGCAGCTGGCAG CTGCTGCAGAGGAGACGGCCACCAGCCCCAGGAAGAGCTCCCGGCAGGTGGGCCCTCCGCTCTTCTTACCAG ACCTGGATCCTCAGAGAGGTGGCCCTGGACCTGGGGTCAAGAGGCGGTGTCCGGGAGAGTCTCTCATCAACCCTGGCTTCAAGAG CAAGAAACCAGCTGGTGGTGTAGACTTCGACGACCCCTGA
- the PTGDS gene encoding prostaglandin-H2 D-isomerase produces MAALNMLWTGLALLGILGVLQIPTQAQAALQPNFQEDKFLGLWFTSGLASNSSWFLEKKKALSMCKSVVAPAADGGLNLTSTFLRKDQCETRTLLLRPAGPPGCYSYTSPHWSGNHEVSVVETDYEAYALLYTESFRGPGQDFCMATLYSRTQAPKAEIKEKFTTFAKAQGFTEDSIVFLPQTDKCMEEDT; encoded by the exons ATGGCCGCTCTGAACATGCTGTGGACAGGGCTGGCCCTGCTGGGGATCCTGGGGGTCCTGCAGATTCCAACCCAGGCCCAGGCCGCCCTGCAGCCCAACTTCCAAGAGGACAAG TTCCTGGGGCTCTGGTTCACCTCGGGCCTCGCCTCCAACTCGAGCTGGTTCCTGGAGAAGAAGAAGGCGCTGTCCATGTGCAAGTCGGTGGTGGCCCCCGCGGCGGACGGTGGCCTCAATCTCACGTCTACCTTCCTCAG GAAAGACCAGTGTGAGACCCGGACTCTGCTGCTGCGTCCTGCAGGCCCCCCAGGCTGCTACAGCTATACCAGTCCCC ACTGGAGCGGCAACCACGAGGTGTCGGTGGTGGAGACGGACTACGAGGCCTATGCCCTGCTCTACACCGAGAGCTTCCGAGGCCCCGGCCAGGACTTCTGCATGGCCACGCTCTACA GCCGCACCCAGGCCCCCAAAGCTGAGATCAAGGAGAAATTCACCACCTTCGCCAAGGCCCAGGGCTTCACAGAGGACAGCATTGTCTTCCTGCCACAGACTG ACAAGTGCATGGAGGAGGACACGTAG
- the PAXX gene encoding protein PAXX isoform X1, protein MVPPPLSPPLCTLPPGPGPPRFVCYCEAEGSGTWERGGFNLYVTDAAELWSTCFTPDSLAALKARFGLSAAEDITPRFRAACRQQAVTLTLQEDRASLTLSGGPSALEFELSKVPGPEAASRLQALTLGLAERVCSLERQLAAAAEETATSPRKSSRQVGPPLFLPDLDPQRGGPGPGVKRRCPGESLINPGFKSKKPAGGVDFDDP, encoded by the exons ATGGTTCCGCCGCCACTGTCGCCGCCGCTCTGCACGCTGCCGCCCGGCCCCGGACCCCCGCGCTTCGTGTGTTACTGCGAGGCGGAGGGCAGTGGGACGTGGGAACGCGGCGGCTTCAACCTCTA TGTGACGGACGCCGCGGAGCTTTGGAGCACCTGCTTCACGCCGGACAGCCTGGCGGCCCTC AAAGCCCGTTTTGGCCTGAGTGCGGCTGAAGACATCACCCCCCGCTTCAG GGCAGCCTGCCGGCAGCAAGCTGTGACTCTCACTCTGCAGGAGGACAGAGCATCCCTGACCCTTTCAGGGGGGCCCTCTGCGCTGGAATTTGAGCTCTCCAAGGTGCCGGGCCCAGAGGCAGCCTCCAGGTTGCAGGCACTGACACTGGGCCTGGCAGAGCGCGTGTGCAGCTTGGAGCGGCAGCTGGCAG CTGCTGCAGAGGAGACGGCCACCAGCCCCAGGAAGAGCTCCCGGCAGGTGGGCCCTCCGCTCTTCTTACCAG ACCTGGATCCTCAGAGAGGTGGCCCTGGACCTGGGGTCAAGAGGCGGTGTCCGGGAGAGTCTCTCATCAACCCTGGCTTCAAGAG CAAGAAACCAGCTGGTGGTGTAGACTTCGACGACCCCTGA
- the CLIC3 gene encoding LOW QUALITY PROTEIN: chloride intracellular channel protein 3 (The sequence of the model RefSeq protein was modified relative to this genomic sequence to represent the inferred CDS: inserted 4 bases in 2 codons): MAETAKLRLFVKASEDGESVGHRPSCQRPXTILLLKGVSFTLATVDPAAACTLPCAHRSPDVLKDXAPGSQLPVLLYDGDAKTDTLQIEEFLEETLGPPEFPSLAPRYRESTAAGSDVFHKFSAFIKNPVPALDNALYQHLLCALAKLDSYLRAPLEPQLRESRHRLVDGDQLTLADCGQLPKLHIVNGMCVHFRQAPIPSELRGVRRYPDNALQEEFNYTCPHNAEILAAYRPAVRPPLARPPSPPPARSSAAPERHLCLSEQAGTAGQVGRAGQLHRGAQSLMRPHAQTAGLAIPEPSPGASPQEPEPGPDLCDLRQVKMFI; encoded by the exons ATGGCTGAGACCGCCAAGCTCCGGCTGTTTGTCAAG GCGAGCGAGGACGGCGAGAGCGTGGGTCACCGCCCCTCTTGTCAGAGGCC CACGATCCTGCTTCTCAAGGGCGTGTCCTTCACACTCGCCACCGTGGACCCCGCAG CCGCTTGCACCCTGCCTTGTGCCCACAGGTCCCCAGATGTGCTGAAAGA TGCCCCGGGTTCGCAGCTGCCCGTCCTGCTGTATGACGGCGACGCCAAAACGGACACGCTGCAGATTGAGGAGTTTCTGGAGGAGACGCTGGGCCCCCCAGA ATTCCCCAGCCTAGCGCCCAGATACAGGGAGTCCACCGCGGCGGGCAGTGACGTCTTTCACAAATTCTCCGCCTTCATCAAGAACCCGGTGCCCGCGCTGGACAATG ccctgtaCCAGCATCTGCTGTGCGCCCTCGCCAAGCTGGACAGCTACCTGCGCGCACCCCTGGAGCCGCAGCTGCGCGAGTCACGCCACCGCCTTGTGGACGGCGACCAGCTCACGCTGGCCGATTGCGGGCAGCTGCCCAAGCTGCACATCGTGAACGGGA TGTGCGTGCACTTCCGCCAGGCGCCCATCCCCTCTGAGCTGCGTGGCGTCCGCCGCTACCCGGACAACGCCCTGCAGGAGGAGTTCAACTACACGTGCCCACACAACGCCGAGATCCTGGCGGCCTACCGGCCCGCCGTGCGGCCCCCGCTAGCGCGCCCGCCTTCCCCACCACCCGCCCGCTCCTCTGCAGCCCCAGAAAGGCATCTCTGCCTCAGTGAGCAG GCAGGGACAgctgggcaggtggggagagCCGGGCAGCTCCACCGTGGAGCGCAGAGCCTGATGCGGCCCCACGCCCAGACCGCAGGCCTGGCAATCCCCGAACCCTCTCCTGGAGCCAGCCCCCAGGAACCAGAGCCTGGCCCTGACCTCTGTGACCTCCGCCAGGTGAAGATGTTTATTTga